In Nocardia higoensis, the following proteins share a genomic window:
- a CDS encoding AzlC family ABC transporter permease: MRSIWRTLGRDTALGIAALCSAVGVIGISYGTTAVAQGLPAWLPVLLATVVLAGGAEFLFLGIIAAGGSPIAAALAGLLVNARHLPYGLSIPDVIGTGPRRLLGVHVMNDESVALALAESDHTRRTAVYWAGGLGVLAVWPLGAALGVGLGTLVPDTAALGLDAVFPAVLVALVLPALRDRVTFGAVAIGIVVALVSSPLLPAGLPVLLALTGLVYAPLRLRREPVPAAREPS; this comes from the coding sequence ATGCGTTCGATATGGCGAACACTCGGTCGGGACACCGCACTGGGCATCGCCGCGTTGTGCTCGGCCGTCGGCGTGATCGGCATCTCCTACGGCACGACCGCCGTGGCCCAGGGCTTGCCCGCGTGGCTGCCGGTCCTGCTCGCCACCGTCGTTCTCGCCGGCGGCGCGGAATTCCTGTTCCTCGGGATCATCGCCGCGGGTGGCAGCCCGATCGCTGCCGCACTGGCCGGACTGCTGGTCAATGCCAGGCACCTGCCCTACGGCCTGTCGATTCCCGACGTGATCGGCACCGGCCCCCGACGCCTGCTCGGCGTGCACGTGATGAACGACGAATCCGTCGCACTCGCCCTGGCCGAATCCGACCACACCCGGCGCACGGCGGTGTACTGGGCCGGCGGCCTCGGCGTGCTCGCGGTCTGGCCGCTCGGCGCGGCACTGGGCGTCGGGCTGGGCACTCTGGTCCCCGACACCGCTGCCCTGGGCTTGGACGCGGTCTTCCCCGCCGTCCTCGTGGCCCTGGTGCTGCCCGCCCTGCGCGACCGAGTCACGTTCGGCGCCGTCGCGATCGGCATCGTCGTCGCCCTGGTCAGTTCACCGTTGCTCCCCGCCGGACTCCCCGTGCTCCTCGCCCTCACCGGCCTCGTCTACGCCCCGCTGCGCCTGCGCCGCGAACCCGTTCCAGCGGCGCGGGAGCCGTCATGA
- a CDS encoding XRE family transcriptional regulator, translating to MAGAVPAAPQEIIARSLRRERARAGLSLSEVAQRAGIAKSTLSQLESGNGNPSIETLWALCVALDMPFSRLLDPPRPAVQVIRAGEGPVVAAEQSDYRATLLSAGPANARRDVYRITAEPGRARVSQPHTAGVIEHILLAAGRARVGPADEPIELHAGDYISYPGDAGHVFEALESGTWATMVVETP from the coding sequence GTGGCGGGTGCCGTCCCGGCGGCCCCGCAGGAGATCATCGCGCGATCGCTGCGCCGGGAGCGGGCGCGGGCGGGCCTGTCGCTGAGCGAAGTCGCCCAGCGCGCGGGAATCGCGAAATCGACGCTGTCGCAACTGGAATCGGGCAACGGCAATCCCAGTATCGAAACACTGTGGGCGCTGTGCGTAGCCCTGGACATGCCGTTCTCCCGGCTGCTCGACCCGCCCCGCCCGGCCGTCCAGGTCATCCGCGCAGGCGAAGGGCCGGTGGTGGCCGCCGAACAATCGGACTACCGCGCGACCCTGCTCAGTGCGGGCCCGGCGAACGCCCGCCGCGATGTCTACCGCATCACCGCGGAACCCGGCCGGGCCCGCGTCTCCCAGCCGCACACGGCGGGCGTGATCGAGCACATCCTGCTCGCCGCCGGCCGAGCGCGGGTCGGGCCGGCCGACGAACCGATCGAACTCCACGCCGGCGACTACATCTCCTACCCGGGCGACGCGGGCCATGTCTTCGAAGCGCTCGAATCGGGGACCTGGGCGACGATGGTCGTCGAGACCCCCTGA
- a CDS encoding HNH endonuclease, protein MKQRHGRSPEARTHRQLKPADVHNRGSGAIPLHILSDHHPGPSHPGDASRRAEHGHLVPVPNGADSLALGWSRRRVLLLNATYEPLTALSARRAIVLLICDKADTVHHDPEGSTVRSAGAELTVPSVIRLRTYVRVPYRARVPMTRAALMHRDRYRCGYCGGKAETIDHVVPRSRGGEHSWENCVASCAPCNHRKADKLLSELGWTLRTPLVSPKGPHWRLLSTTAELDPVWLQYLGEGAA, encoded by the coding sequence ATGAAGCAGCGACACGGCCGATCACCGGAGGCCAGGACCCATCGACAACTGAAGCCCGCCGACGTCCACAATCGTGGGTCGGGGGCTATTCCGCTGCATATTCTGTCCGACCATCACCCGGGACCATCCCATCCCGGTGACGCTTCCCGCCGTGCCGAGCACGGCCATCTCGTTCCGGTGCCGAACGGCGCCGATTCTCTCGCACTCGGTTGGTCCAGGCGCCGGGTGCTTCTGCTGAATGCCACCTACGAGCCGCTGACCGCGCTCTCCGCCCGGCGGGCGATCGTCCTGCTCATCTGCGACAAGGCCGACACCGTGCACCACGATCCCGAAGGATCGACCGTGCGTTCCGCGGGGGCGGAGCTGACCGTGCCCTCGGTGATCCGCCTGCGCACCTATGTGCGTGTGCCCTATCGCGCGCGGGTGCCCATGACCCGGGCCGCGCTCATGCACCGCGACCGCTACCGGTGCGGTTACTGCGGCGGCAAGGCCGAGACCATCGACCACGTCGTGCCGCGCAGCCGCGGTGGCGAGCACTCCTGGGAGAACTGCGTCGCCAGCTGCGCGCCGTGCAACCACCGCAAAGCCGACAAGTTGCTCAGCGAGTTGGGCTGGACGTTGCGCACACCGCTCGTCTCCCCCAAGGGCCCGCACTGGCGGCTGCTGTCCACCACCGCCGAACTGGATCCGGTGTGGTTGCAGTACCTCGGCGAAGGGGCTGCCTGA
- a CDS encoding globin, whose translation MSSGEQTATSFYDAVGGAETFHRLVAVFYREVAADEILRPLYPEADLGPAERRMRMFLEQYWGGPRTYSDERGHPRLRMRHMPFTVGPLQRDAWLRCMRIAIAEIEPDVLDDEHRKALLDYFEMAANSLMNSPI comes from the coding sequence ATGAGTTCCGGCGAACAGACGGCGACCTCGTTCTACGACGCGGTCGGCGGTGCGGAGACGTTCCACCGCCTCGTCGCGGTGTTCTACCGCGAGGTGGCCGCCGACGAGATCCTGCGCCCGCTCTATCCGGAAGCCGATCTCGGTCCCGCCGAACGGCGCATGCGGATGTTCCTCGAACAGTATTGGGGCGGCCCCCGCACCTACTCCGACGAGCGCGGACATCCCCGGCTGCGGATGCGGCACATGCCGTTCACGGTGGGCCCGCTGCAGCGTGACGCCTGGCTGCGCTGCATGCGTATCGCGATCGCCGAGATCGAACCGGACGTGCTCGACGACGAGCACCGCAAGGCGCTGCTGGACTACTTCGAGATGGCCGCGAACTCGCTGATGAACTCGCCGATCTGA
- a CDS encoding glycoside hydrolase family 13 protein, producing MTPAPDSEPAADRDRTWWRSAVFYQVYPRSFADSGDDGVGDLGGIRDRLGYLADLGVDALWICPVMRSPMADGGYDVSDPRDIDPLFGGMSAMNALVAEAHARGIKITMDLVPNHTSDRHPWFAAALAAAPDSPERARYLFRDGRGAQGELPPNNWPSIFGGPAWTRVTEPDGRPGQWYLHLFAPEQPDLNWDNPEVVADFEQTLRFWLDRGVDGFRIDVAHGMAKPADLPDLAQVNTKMLIHDDSDPRFNNPDVHDIHRGIRKVLDEYPHAVVIGEVWVDDNVRFGEYVRPDELHLAFNFRLAETPFDAAAVREAVHNSLAAVAEVGAPATWTLSNHDIEREVTRYGGGAVGLARARAMVLVELALPGAVFLYNGSELGLPNVDDLPEDVLQDPVWERSGHTERGRDGCRVPIPWRGTTPPFGFTAGPDSWLPIPPEWAGLTVESQLRDPGSMLSLCRAAIELRGSRTEFAGDMVEWIDAAAPGVLVFRRPGGLVCVLNTTDEPVVLPHGELLLSSAPSADGRLAPNAAALLV from the coding sequence CTGACACCGGCGCCCGACAGCGAACCCGCCGCCGATCGCGACCGCACCTGGTGGCGCTCGGCGGTCTTCTACCAGGTCTATCCGCGCTCGTTCGCCGACTCCGGCGACGACGGCGTCGGCGATCTGGGCGGTATCCGCGACCGGCTCGGCTACCTCGCCGACCTCGGCGTCGACGCCCTGTGGATCTGCCCGGTGATGCGTTCGCCGATGGCCGACGGCGGCTACGACGTGTCCGACCCGCGAGACATCGACCCGCTCTTCGGCGGCATGTCGGCGATGAACGCGCTCGTCGCCGAAGCCCACGCCCGCGGCATCAAGATCACGATGGACCTGGTGCCCAACCACACCAGCGACCGTCATCCCTGGTTCGCCGCCGCGTTGGCGGCCGCGCCGGACAGCCCGGAACGCGCCCGCTACCTCTTCCGCGACGGCCGCGGCGCGCAGGGCGAACTGCCGCCCAACAACTGGCCGAGCATCTTCGGCGGCCCGGCCTGGACCCGGGTCACCGAACCGGACGGGCGGCCGGGCCAGTGGTACCTGCACCTGTTCGCCCCCGAACAGCCCGATCTGAACTGGGACAATCCCGAGGTCGTCGCCGATTTCGAGCAGACCCTGCGATTCTGGCTCGACCGCGGGGTGGACGGGTTCCGCATCGACGTCGCGCACGGCATGGCCAAGCCCGCCGACCTGCCCGACCTCGCGCAGGTCAACACCAAGATGCTGATCCACGACGACAGCGACCCGCGTTTCAACAATCCGGACGTGCACGACATCCACCGCGGCATCCGCAAGGTGCTCGACGAGTACCCGCACGCGGTCGTCATCGGTGAGGTGTGGGTGGACGACAATGTCCGCTTCGGCGAGTACGTGCGCCCGGACGAACTGCATCTGGCGTTCAACTTCCGGCTCGCCGAGACACCGTTCGACGCCGCGGCCGTGCGCGAGGCGGTGCACAACTCGCTGGCGGCGGTCGCCGAGGTCGGGGCTCCGGCCACCTGGACGCTGTCCAACCACGACATCGAGCGCGAGGTCACCCGCTACGGCGGCGGGGCGGTAGGGCTCGCGCGGGCCAGGGCGATGGTGCTGGTAGAACTCGCGCTGCCCGGCGCGGTCTTCCTCTACAACGGCTCCGAACTGGGGCTGCCCAATGTCGACGACCTGCCCGAGGACGTGCTGCAGGATCCGGTCTGGGAGCGATCGGGCCACACCGAACGCGGCCGGGACGGGTGCCGCGTGCCGATCCCGTGGCGCGGGACCACCCCGCCGTTCGGCTTCACCGCCGGCCCGGACTCCTGGCTGCCGATCCCGCCGGAGTGGGCCGGACTGACCGTCGAGTCCCAGCTTCGCGACCCGGGATCGATGCTGTCCCTGTGCCGCGCCGCCATCGAATTGCGTGGCAGCCGAACGGAATTCGCTGGCGACATGGTCGAATGGATCGATGCCGCCGCTCCCGGCGTGCTGGTCTTTCGGCGCCCCGGCGGACTGGTGTGCGTGCTCAACACCACCGACGAGCCGGTTGTGTTGCCGCACGGGGAGTTGTTGCTCTCCAGCGCGCCCTCGGCGGACGGGCGGTTGGCGCCGAATGCCGCAGCGTTGCTCGTGTGA
- a CDS encoding DUF5130 domain-containing protein → MASSKWPAVVEADLPHGYVLTSSGRVSGVHEAGAVFVEAPFSDDERLAVDNALIEATRATKVRFTIYIGDLAGDASAAVDELFATTPDASRSVLIAVSPNDKVIEVRSGHEIADRANDRVCQLGVTAALSSIRQGKLIDGLVSAVRVMAAAIGR, encoded by the coding sequence GTGGCAAGTTCTAAGTGGCCCGCGGTGGTCGAGGCCGACCTTCCGCACGGATACGTCCTCACCAGCAGCGGCCGGGTCTCCGGCGTGCACGAGGCGGGCGCGGTGTTCGTCGAGGCGCCGTTCAGCGACGACGAGCGCTTGGCTGTCGACAACGCGCTGATCGAGGCGACCCGAGCCACCAAGGTGCGCTTCACCATCTACATCGGCGATCTGGCCGGTGACGCCTCCGCCGCGGTCGACGAGCTGTTCGCGACCACCCCGGACGCGTCGCGCTCGGTGCTCATCGCCGTCTCGCCCAACGACAAGGTGATCGAGGTCCGCTCCGGCCATGAGATCGCCGACCGCGCCAACGACCGGGTCTGCCAGCTCGGCGTCACCGCCGCGCTCAGCTCGATCCGACAGGGCAAACTGATCGACGGACTGGTCTCCGCGGTGCGCGTGATGGCCGCCGCCATCGGTCGCTGA
- the pepN gene encoding aminopeptidase N: protein MSAPNLTRDQAIERAATVAVENYRIELDLTDQSAGASTFGSRTTVTFTAKPGTSTFIDIVAARVRSAVLNGAALDVDSYDESTGITLPDLVERNELVVEADCEYSHTGEGLHRMVDPADNGVYLYSQFETADAKRMFACFDQPDLKATFDITATAPLDWQVVSNGAGERTDDGAVATHTFATTPAMSTYLVAMIAGPYAKWTDTYRDEHGEIPLGLYCRASLAEHMDAERLFTETKQGFGFYHRNFGVPYAFGKYDQLFVPEFNAGAMENAGAVTFLEDYVFRSKVTRASYERRAETVLHEMAHMWFGDLVTMKWWDDLWLNESFATFASVLCQAEATEYTSAWTTFANVEKSWAYRQDQLPSTHPIAADIPDLAAVEVNFDGITYAKGASVLKQLVAYVGLEPFLAGLRAYFAEHAYGNATFDDLLGALEKSSGRDLSGWGAQWLKTTGLNILRPEFEVAADGTFSSFAVVQEGAQPGAGEQRVHRLAIGVYDDEGGKLVRTHRVELDLDAAERTEVPELIGVARGRFVLINDDDLTYCSVRLDPESLEVLVNRIGDIAEPLPRTLAWSAAWEMTRQAELRARDFVALVQRGIGAETEIGVVQRLLMQAHTALGSYADPVWAEGVGWTEFGDRLLELAREAEAGSDHQLAFVNALLGARLEARHTELLRELLDSDPATVGLPGLVVDTDLRWRVIGALAAAGEIDADGLATPVIDAELAADPTATGKRQAATAATARPQAEVKADAWQKAMHDDSIPNATTRAIVAGFAPAGQGELLKDYVGKYFAEIPEVWERRSSEVAQTVVVGLYPAWEITEQAVATADEFLAGDHPPALLRLVSEGKAGVERSLRARAFDAK, encoded by the coding sequence ATGTCCGCCCCGAATCTCACCCGCGACCAGGCGATCGAGCGCGCCGCCACGGTCGCCGTCGAGAACTACCGCATCGAACTCGACCTCACCGACCAGAGCGCAGGGGCGAGCACCTTCGGGTCGCGCACCACCGTCACGTTCACCGCGAAGCCGGGCACGAGCACGTTCATCGACATCGTCGCCGCGCGGGTCCGCTCGGCCGTGCTCAACGGTGCGGCGCTCGACGTGGACTCCTACGACGAGTCGACCGGCATCACGCTGCCGGATCTGGTCGAGCGCAACGAACTCGTCGTCGAGGCCGACTGCGAGTACTCGCACACCGGCGAGGGCCTGCACCGCATGGTCGACCCAGCCGACAACGGCGTCTACCTGTACTCGCAGTTCGAAACCGCCGACGCCAAGCGGATGTTCGCCTGCTTCGACCAGCCCGACCTCAAGGCCACCTTCGACATCACCGCCACCGCGCCGCTGGACTGGCAGGTCGTCTCCAACGGGGCAGGCGAGCGCACCGACGACGGCGCCGTCGCCACGCATACTTTCGCCACCACCCCGGCGATGAGCACCTACCTGGTCGCCATGATCGCCGGTCCGTACGCCAAGTGGACCGACACCTACCGCGACGAGCACGGCGAGATCCCGCTGGGCCTGTACTGCCGCGCCTCGCTGGCCGAGCACATGGACGCCGAGCGGCTGTTCACCGAGACCAAGCAGGGCTTCGGCTTCTACCACCGCAACTTCGGCGTGCCCTACGCCTTCGGCAAGTACGACCAGCTGTTCGTCCCGGAGTTCAACGCGGGCGCGATGGAGAACGCGGGCGCGGTCACCTTCCTCGAGGACTACGTGTTCCGGTCCAAGGTCACCCGCGCCTCCTACGAGCGCCGCGCCGAGACCGTCCTGCACGAGATGGCGCATATGTGGTTCGGCGATCTGGTCACCATGAAGTGGTGGGACGACCTGTGGCTGAACGAGTCGTTCGCGACCTTCGCCTCGGTGCTGTGCCAGGCCGAGGCCACCGAATACACCAGCGCCTGGACCACTTTCGCGAACGTGGAGAAGTCCTGGGCCTACCGGCAGGACCAGCTGCCCTCCACCCACCCGATCGCCGCCGACATCCCGGACCTGGCCGCGGTGGAGGTCAACTTCGACGGCATCACCTACGCCAAGGGCGCCAGCGTGCTCAAGCAGCTGGTCGCCTACGTCGGGTTGGAGCCGTTCCTGGCCGGGCTGCGGGCCTACTTCGCCGAGCACGCCTACGGCAACGCCACCTTCGACGACCTGCTCGGCGCACTGGAGAAGTCCTCCGGACGCGATCTGTCCGGCTGGGGCGCGCAGTGGCTCAAGACCACCGGCCTGAACATCCTGCGCCCGGAGTTCGAGGTCGCCGCGGACGGCACCTTCAGCTCGTTCGCGGTCGTGCAGGAGGGCGCGCAGCCCGGCGCCGGTGAGCAGCGCGTGCACCGGCTGGCGATCGGCGTCTACGACGACGAGGGCGGCAAGCTGGTCCGCACGCACCGGGTGGAGCTGGACCTCGACGCCGCCGAGCGCACCGAGGTGCCGGAGCTGATCGGCGTCGCGCGGGGCAGGTTCGTGCTGATCAACGACGACGACCTCACCTACTGCTCGGTACGCCTGGACCCGGAATCGCTCGAGGTGCTGGTCAATCGCATCGGCGACATCGCCGAGCCGCTGCCGCGCACGTTGGCCTGGTCGGCGGCCTGGGAGATGACCAGGCAGGCCGAGCTGCGCGCCCGCGATTTCGTCGCGCTGGTGCAACGGGGCATCGGCGCGGAGACCGAGATCGGCGTGGTGCAGCGGCTGCTCATGCAGGCGCACACCGCCCTGGGCAGCTACGCCGATCCGGTCTGGGCCGAAGGGGTCGGCTGGACCGAGTTCGGCGACCGGCTGCTGGAACTGGCGCGGGAAGCCGAGGCGGGCTCGGATCACCAGCTGGCCTTCGTCAACGCGCTGCTGGGCGCGCGCCTGGAGGCCAGGCACACCGAGCTGCTGCGCGAACTGCTCGACTCCGACCCGGCGACGGTCGGCCTGCCCGGTCTGGTGGTGGACACCGACCTGCGCTGGCGGGTGATCGGCGCGCTGGCCGCCGCGGGCGAGATCGACGCCGACGGTCTCGCGACTCCGGTCATCGACGCGGAGCTGGCCGCCGACCCGACCGCCACCGGCAAGCGTCAAGCCGCCACCGCGGCGACCGCCCGCCCGCAGGCCGAGGTCAAGGCCGATGCCTGGCAGAAGGCGATGCACGACGACTCGATCCCCAACGCCACCACCCGCGCCATCGTGGCCGGATTCGCACCTGCGGGCCAAGGGGAACTGCTGAAGGACTACGTGGGCAAGTACTTCGCGGAGATCCCGGAGGTCTGGGAGCGCCGCTCCAGCGAGGTCGCCCAGACCGTCGTCGTCGGCCTGTATCCGGCGTGGGAGATCACCGAGCAGGCCGTGGCCACGGCGGACGAGTTCCTGGCAGGCGATCACCCGCCCGCGCTGCTGCGGCTGGTGTCCGAGGGCAAGGCCGGCGTCGAGCGCTCGCTGCGGGCCCGCGCCTTCGACGCGAAGTAG
- a CDS encoding phosphoribosylaminoimidazolesuccinocarboxamide synthase has product MKHVHAGKVRDLYEDGDTLLLVASDRVSVYDVVLPTPIPGKGALLTQLSNWWFDFFTDIPNHIVSTVDVPEEFGGRAVRVKPLRMLHVECIARGYLTGSGLKEYQATGTVSGVTLPAGLRDGDKLPEPIFTPTSKASEGHDEPITFADVVNQEGREVAEALRERTLEIYRRGAEHAAGNGVIIADTKVEFGWDGDVLTLGDEVLTSDSSRFWPADQWKPGRSQPSFDKQFVRDWATSTGWDKEPPGPEIPADIVEATRRKYQEAYELITGRAWG; this is encoded by the coding sequence GTGAAGCATGTGCACGCCGGGAAGGTGCGTGACCTGTACGAGGACGGCGACACCCTGCTGCTGGTCGCCTCCGATCGGGTCTCGGTGTACGACGTGGTGCTGCCCACGCCGATCCCCGGCAAGGGCGCGCTGCTGACCCAGCTGTCGAACTGGTGGTTCGACTTCTTCACCGACATCCCCAACCACATCGTCTCGACCGTCGACGTGCCCGAGGAGTTCGGCGGCCGCGCCGTGCGGGTCAAGCCGCTGCGGATGCTGCACGTGGAGTGCATCGCCCGCGGCTACCTGACCGGTTCGGGCCTGAAGGAGTACCAGGCCACCGGCACGGTGTCCGGGGTGACGCTGCCGGCCGGACTGCGCGACGGGGACAAGCTGCCCGAACCGATCTTCACCCCCACCAGCAAGGCCTCCGAAGGCCACGACGAGCCGATCACCTTCGCCGACGTGGTGAACCAGGAGGGCCGCGAGGTCGCCGAGGCGCTGCGCGAGCGCACCCTCGAGATCTACCGCCGCGGCGCCGAACACGCCGCGGGCAACGGCGTGATCATCGCCGACACCAAGGTCGAATTCGGCTGGGACGGTGACGTGCTCACCCTCGGGGACGAGGTCCTCACTTCGGACTCCTCGCGTTTCTGGCCCGCCGACCAGTGGAAGCCCGGCCGCTCGCAGCCCTCCTTCGACAAGCAGTTCGTCCGCGACTGGGCGACCTCCACCGGCTGGGACAAGGAACCGCCCGGCCCGGAGATTCCCGCCGACATCGTCGAGGCCACCCGGCGCAAGTACCAGGAGGCCTACGAACTCATCACCGGTCGCGCCTGGGGCTGA
- a CDS encoding PQQ-binding-like beta-propeller repeat protein: MRRAGTDPGTPEQSDPRQAKSGGGSTGTRGAGKGGAGRGRTGRTGRAKPQLRKAGRGGADPTTSGRWNTPAWLLFGTFAAAVVGFMVTWQVLDWIAISRESGGSCGTSRGISYGDCPRYWGTIFVISLFGLMAFVPLLLFALIRTRLAGALAGAVAAVLAIYPAAIAFGQLHGDTWEPAWAAPSDRTDDGETGGLWHTAAEAGTAVRVAFDGLTAFDVASGSTRWSAVFPDRDVLCAMSRTAPEGIGLVARHDENAPCAGFGAVDIATGRTLWESTVPGGLVDGPDVLAVTGGTAVALGEDAVHGFALRDGAPRWQFRLPESACGTPWLAAGRYVVVAVDRCTGAESADDSGPALWALAPDTGAVAWTVAVPFEGARRVTRIASEPLVVHVTENGRRGRSAFVAFDDTGAVTATIETGTGTADPELMPLRPVDLAGFDAAPVTRTVVTGNTLVAVARAESENGYRLLAHDLATGARRWTGDLLDDDPDALVADGDRVMVVVDNFRVLGLGAFDLRTGAESHAGVAVVERSGPSLQVFALPEVYLVLSSDGSSPYRPLQAVARP; encoded by the coding sequence ATGAGGCGCGCAGGCACCGATCCGGGCACGCCCGAGCAGAGTGATCCGAGGCAGGCGAAGTCCGGCGGGGGGAGCACCGGCACGAGGGGCGCGGGCAAAGGCGGTGCCGGTCGGGGGAGGACCGGCCGGACCGGACGGGCGAAGCCGCAGTTGCGCAAGGCCGGACGGGGCGGAGCCGACCCGACGACGTCGGGCCGGTGGAATACCCCGGCGTGGCTGCTGTTCGGGACGTTCGCCGCGGCGGTCGTCGGATTCATGGTGACCTGGCAGGTGCTCGACTGGATCGCCATCTCCCGCGAGTCGGGCGGGTCGTGTGGCACCAGCAGGGGGATCAGCTACGGGGACTGTCCCCGGTACTGGGGCACCATCTTCGTCATCTCGCTGTTCGGGCTGATGGCGTTCGTTCCGCTGCTCCTGTTCGCGCTGATCCGCACCCGGCTGGCGGGCGCGCTGGCAGGCGCGGTCGCCGCGGTGCTCGCGATCTATCCGGCGGCGATCGCTTTCGGCCAACTGCACGGCGACACCTGGGAGCCGGCCTGGGCCGCGCCCTCGGATCGCACGGACGACGGCGAGACCGGCGGCCTCTGGCACACCGCGGCGGAGGCGGGCACCGCCGTGCGCGTCGCCTTCGACGGGTTGACGGCATTCGACGTCGCCTCGGGTTCGACACGCTGGTCGGCTGTCTTCCCGGACCGGGATGTGCTGTGCGCGATGAGCCGGACGGCTCCCGAGGGAATCGGGCTGGTCGCCCGGCACGACGAGAACGCTCCCTGCGCCGGTTTCGGGGCGGTGGATATCGCGACCGGGCGGACCCTCTGGGAATCCACCGTGCCCGGCGGGCTCGTCGACGGCCCCGACGTACTCGCCGTCACCGGCGGCACCGCCGTCGCACTGGGCGAGGACGCCGTGCACGGGTTCGCCCTGCGGGACGGCGCGCCCCGCTGGCAGTTCCGGTTGCCGGAATCGGCCTGCGGCACTCCGTGGCTGGCCGCGGGGCGCTATGTGGTCGTCGCGGTGGACCGCTGCACCGGCGCCGAGTCCGCCGACGACAGTGGGCCCGCACTGTGGGCGCTCGCCCCCGACACCGGTGCGGTGGCCTGGACCGTGGCCGTCCCGTTCGAGGGCGCTCGCCGGGTCACCCGGATCGCCTCGGAACCACTCGTCGTGCACGTCACCGAGAACGGCAGACGCGGCCGGTCCGCCTTCGTGGCCTTCGACGACACCGGCGCGGTCACCGCCACCATCGAGACCGGCACCGGCACCGCAGATCCGGAGTTGATGCCCCTGCGGCCGGTCGACCTCGCCGGGTTCGACGCTGCCCCGGTCACCAGGACGGTGGTGACCGGAAACACGCTCGTCGCCGTCGCCCGCGCCGAGAGCGAGAACGGCTACCGGCTCCTCGCCCACGACCTCGCCACCGGCGCCAGGCGTTGGACCGGCGACCTGCTCGACGACGATCCCGACGCGCTGGTCGCCGACGGCGACCGCGTGATGGTGGTCGTCGACAATTTCCGGGTGCTCGGCCTGGGCGCCTTCGACCTGCGCACCGGCGCCGAATCCCACGCGGGCGTGGCCGTCGTCGAGCGTTCTGGGCCGTCGCTGCAGGTGTTCGCCCTGCCCGAGGTCTATCTCGTGCTCAGCAGCGACGGCAGTTCGCCCTACCGGCCGTTGCAGGCCGTCGCCCGCCCGTGA